Sequence from the Halobacteria archaeon AArc-dxtr1 genome:
CGAGGACCCACTCGAGTCCCTCGAGACCGGTGGCTACTGGATGAACAAGCTGAACCACCCGTATTCGCCCGGTGGTATCTGTGCGATCCCAGGCGCAGACACTCACCCTGCGAAGCTTCAGTAAGTAGACGATCTGCGTCTATTATTTGCGGAGATATTTTCGAACAGTAGTAGCTTTTTACTTTCGCAAACCTCTGGCAGAACCGCTCTGCTGCCTCATTTGCAGATGCATACCATCACCGAAACTATTATGCGAGATTGCCTGTATAATCACCTTACGGTCTCCAATCAATCCGTATGGTAGGGGACAGCAACCGACAATCGACTATTAAAATCACTATGAGCGACTCACAGCAGCAATCCACGAGCGATCGTGCGGAGAACAGTGGCGGTTCCAACCGACGGACAGTCCTGCAGGGCATCGGTGCGGCCGGTGTCGCAGGTGCGGTTGCGGGTAAGGTCAGCGCTGACGGCCAGTCCGGCCAGTTCAGCCAGGCTGCCGCTAACGTCTCGGCCCAGGATGACGACGCGATCCCAACCGGTTCACAGTTCTGGTCGTTTGCCTCCAACATTGACGACGACTCGAACGTGAACATGATCGAACTGAGCGGGGAGAACGACCTCCACACCTACGAGCCGTTCAGCGTCGGCCCGGACACGGATCAGGACGAGATCGACGACATGCTCGACGCCGAGGAGGACGCTGGCGTCTACATGAGCAGCGCCCACATCGGCATCGGCGACGTCTTCGACTCCGAAGAGGACCTCGTCGGCGTCTTCGAGCAGTTCGAAAGCGACGACGGCTACCCGGCGCTGATCGATCCCTCCTACGGAGGCACCAGCGAGTGGAGCGACGAGGACGAGGTCATCGAGTGGGCCCAGGAGTGTAACGAGGCCGCCGACATCCTGGCCGACCACGACATGGAGTTCGGCTACCACAACCACGACTGGGAGTTCACCTATCTCGACGGCTCCGACGAGTACGGCTACGACCTCTTCCTCGAGGAAGTCGAGGATCACGTTCACGTCCAGCTGGACGTCGCCTGGTGTTTCGCCGGCGAGGACCGACCGGATCCGCTCTACTACCTCACCGAGTACGGTGACCAGATCAACTCCCTCCACATGAAAAACTGGGAGGCAGCTGACAACCGCTCGCACGGTTCGGGTGAGATGGGTAACGGCGACCTCACCGAGATTCACGAGGGCGACCTCAACATGCGCGCGATCGCGACCGCAGCGCGCAACGCCTCCGACGTCGAGTACCTCATCTACGAGTACGATCAGGCTCCGAACCCTGAGGAGTCCTTCGAGTACGCCGGCTACTGGTTGAACAAGATCAACCACCCGTGGGACCCCGCCGGTATCTGCGCGATCGAAGACGCAGACACTCACCCAGCAAAGCTGCACTAACTGACGCCACACTGGCGGTCAGCTTCTTCCGATTCTTTCGACGGTTGACTATCAGTTGGTTACTGTGCTCTGTCCCTCTTGAGTGTCGCCGCCGTCGGTGCGGACGCTACCTTCGAGACGTGGCTGGCGGAAGATCCACCTCTAGTGGTAATTATAACCTTCTTGTACACTCTTACTCGAGAAATTAGGTGTTACTTTCATTGATATCGTTCTATTAGTTGTGAGCTTCATTCACACTATCGAAACGCCTAACACACGTATTATTGACTACGCTCACATGGCACCGCAGACAGATCCGGAACGCGAACACGCGACTGAGGGGACGAATCGTCGGCGCGTCCTGCAGGGCATCGGCGCGGCTGGCGTCGCAACTGCAGTGACAGGGGCGGCTGGTGCGGACGGACAGCCCGGCCAGTGGAGTCAGTCAGCTGCTGACGTCGCAGCACAAGACGGCGAAGAGCTCCCAACCGGCTCACAGTTCTGGTCGTTCAACGAACTCCTCGACGAAGACTACACGAACGCCGATCTCATCCACCTGAGTGCCGATGCCGATCTTCACTCCTACGAGCCGTACATGATCGACGACGAGGAGGAGATGCTCGAGGCCCAAGAGGAGACTGGCGTCTACATGAGCAGCGCCCACGAGGATATGGAGGAAATCGAGGACGATCCGGAGGGGATGGCCGAACTGTACGAACAGTTCGCCCACGACGGTCGCAACCCGCCGCTGATCGAGCCGTTCGAAGACGAAGAAACGTGGGAGACCGAAGAGAGCGTCGTCGAGTTCGCCGAGCGGTGTAACACCCTCGCCGACGAGATGGCCGACCACGACTTCCAGTTTGGCTATCACAACCACGAACACGAGTTCCGGTACCTAGACGACGGCGACGAGCGTGCCTACGACGTCTTCATCGAGGAACTCGAGGAGGACGTCTATGTGCAACTCGACGTCGCCTGGGTTCTCGCCGGCGTCGACCGACCGGACCCGATCCACTACATCACCGAGTACGGTGACAAGATCGAGTCCCTGCACATGAAAAACTGGCAGGCAGAAGCCGGAACGCGAACGGAAGGCGAGGAAGGAACCGGCGAACTGACCGAGATCCACGAGGGTGACATCAGTATGCAGGCGATCGCCGCCGCGGCACGAAACGCTTCCGAGATCGACCACCTCGTCTACGAGTACGACAACTCACCCCAGCCATACGACTCCTTCGAATACGCCGGCTACTGGCTCAACCGCGTCAACGCCGCGTGGGAACCCGACGGAGTCTGTGCCATCGAGGGTGCAGACGTCCACCCGGCGATCATCCACGAACCCGACGAGGAGCTCGTGGAAGAGGAGGAAGAGGAGGAGGAAGCTGAAGAAGAGGAGGAAGAGGAGGAGGAAGCTGAAGAAGAGGAAGAAGAGGAGGAGGAAGCTGAAGAAGAGGAAGAAGAGGAGGAGGAAGCTGAAGAAGAGGAGGAGGAAGAAGCCGACGAGTAACTTCCCTCCGTTCGTTCCGATTACACGTACTTTTTGAGCGCGTCGTAAGCCGCTGCTGCTGCTCGATCAGGTTCGTCGGGATAGGTGTACAGTTCCATCGTCGCGAACCCGTCGTAGTCGATCTCGTCGAGCGCCGCGAAGACCGCCTCGAAGTCGAGGTCGCCCTCGCCGGGAATGCGGTGATAGTGCTTGCCACGAATTCCTCCAACGATGTCCTCCAGGTGGACGCCCGTCAGGTGGCCCGCACACCGCCGGATACTCTCGGCGGGGTCTTCCCCGTAGACTGCGGCGTGGCCAACGTCGAAGTTGACGCCGAGCGCATCGCTGTCGACCTCGTCGATCAGTTCGAGTACTTCGTCGGTACACTCGACGAGCAACTCTGGTTCGAACTCGATACCGACCTCGACGCCCCGCTCCTCGGCGTAGTCGGTGATCTCCGCAAGCGAGTCAAGGAGGTACTCTCGGGCTTCTTCTGGCGGATTCCCGGGCTCCGGACGGCCGGTCGCGACACAGATCGCTGGCGAGTCGACGGCCACTGCGAGGTCGATGGCGTCTTTCGTGTACGCGACCCGCCAGGCGCGTTGCTCGTCGTCGGCGGTGAGAATCGTCGGATCGAAGAAGGCTGAGGGTGGTGCGTCGTCGTAGTAGCCCGTCGTCGTGTTCGCATTGATGTTCGAGACCGAGAGCTCAGACTCTTTTAGGGCCGTCGTGAGTGCCTCTCGATCGTCGTCGCCGAACTCCGGCAGATAGGCGTGAGGTTCGTCTGCGAGCAGTTCTACGCCCGCGTACTCGTGGTCGCCGATCCGTCTGACCGCGTCGGATAGCTCGAAGCGCGTGTACGCGTTCGTGGAAAAGGCGAGTTCTACCATGCTCTCTGTTACCCCTTCGGTCGGGTTATACCTTTTCGCTTACCCGGGCGTGACTGTCTGTCGAGATGTCTTCTTCCTGTAACGCTACGTCTCATGCGGGTTATATGTACCACTGTTGGCTTCTGGGGGTTATTAGTGGCTCATCTCTGATTTTCGCCCTAATTATCTCTGTTACGTGAATGGACGAGCGTAACCCAACTGTTATCCGTGTGGCGGGCATCGGTTAAATTGCAATGGCGAAAGGAAACGTTGATTTCTTCAACGACACAGGCGGCTACGGTTTCATTTCGACGGACGACGCGGACGATGACGTTTTCTTCCACATGGAAGACGTCGGCGGCCCGGACCTCGAAGAAGGCACGGACATTGAGTTCGACATCGAGCAGGCCCCCAAGGGCCCACGCGCGACGAACGTCCAGCGCCTCTAAGGCAAATTCGTAAACGGTATCGACTCTTGACTGCAGCACTTTACACCTTCTAGCGACGGCGCTGTCGTCGCCTCGCTGCTCACGTCCGTAGCGCTCGCCGTGGCAGCATCCAACCCGACACCCATTTACTCCCGCCCTGAATACCGGGCGGTATGTTCCGTTCTGTTCGCACAGAGGTCGAAGACGCCATTGAGGAGGCGCTCTCGACCCTCGAGTTTCCGACCGGAGATCTCGGAATCGAGGAACCGCCCGACGACGTCGACAGCGTACTGGCCTCGAGCGTCGCCTTCCGGCTGGCCAGCGAGGCTGGCGCGCCGCCGCCCCAGGTCGCTGCCCAGCTAGCAGACGAGATCGACCCCGACGACCTGACTTACGTCTCGAGCATCGAGACCCAGGGTCCCTACCTCAACTTCCTGCCGAGCGAGGCCTACTTCGCGGGCACGCTCGAACGCGCCGTCGACGAGGACTACGGTCACCTCGAGGACCGCGGCGAGTCGGTCGTTGTCGAGCACACCAGCGCGAACCCGACCGGGCCGGTCCACGTTGGTCGAGCCCGCAACCCGATCATCGGCGACGCTGTCTCGAACCTGCTCGACGCCGCGGGTTACGACGTCGCCCGCCACTACTACGTTAACGACGCCGGTCGGCAGATGGCGGTCTTCGCCTGGGCCTATGAGACGTTCGACGAGGACGACATCGCAGACGAGCCCGAACGCGACCGTATCGAGTACGATCTCGTTCGGTACTACCGTCACGGGAATGCCTTCCTCGAGAACGGTCCCGACGAGGAGGTCGCCGCAGCCGAAGCCGAGATCGAGTCCATCATGCAGGGGTTAGAAGCCGGCGACGAGGCCGCCTACGAGCGCGTTGGCGAGGTCGTCGACCAGGTCCTCTCGGGAATGAAAGACTGTCTCGCCCGTCTGCCCGCCGAGTTCGACGAGTTCGTCAAAGAGACGCAATTTATGCGAAACGGCGACACTGATGACCTCGTCGCTCGTCTCAAAGCGCTCGACGAGGCCGTCTACGAGGAAGACGCCTGGCAGCTCGACCTCGAGGAAGCGGGTATCGACAAGAACCTCGTCTTCCTGCGCTCCGATGGTACCTCGCTGTACGCGACGCGGGACCTCGCCCACCACGAGTGGAAGTTCGACAACTTCGATCGCGCCGTGACCGTCCTCGGAGAGGACCACAAGCTCCAGGCCCGGCAGGTTCGCACCGCACTCGAACTGCTCGGCAACGACACCGATCCTCTCGAACAGGTGCTCTACTCCTACGTCAACCTCCCGGAGGGAAAGATGAGCACCCGCCGGGGTACCGGCGTCGATCTGGACGACCTGCTCGACGAGGCGATCGAACGCGCACGAGACGAGGTCGAAGATCGCCTCGACGACCGAATTCGGGACGACGATCTCGACGACGACGACATCGAGCGCATCGCCCACCAGGTCGGCATCGGCGCCGTCAGATACGACGTCGTCTCGAAACAGCCCACCAAGGCGATCACCTTCGAGTGGGACCGCGCATTAGACTTCGAGGCACAGTCCGCGCCGTACGTCCAGTACGTCCACGCGCGCTGTTGTGGCATTTTAGAGGAAGCCGGGCTCGACCCCGAGCGCGATCTCCACCATCAGGACGTCGACCTCGACGCGATCGATGCGACGGCCCTCGCAACCGACGCCGAGCGCGATCTCCTCGAAACGATCGCACGCTATCCCGCCGTCGTCGAGTCCGCTGCTACCGATCTCCAACCACACCGCATCGCGACGTACACGCGCGAGTTCGCCGAGGCGTTCAACGCCTTCTATCGCGAGTGTCCGGTTCTCGCCGACGACGTCGACGCGGAGCTCCGCGAGGCCCGCCTTGCGCTCGTGGGGGCGTCCCGGCACACGATCGCGAACGCGTTGTCGGTGCTCGGCGTCGCTGCGCCGCGCTCGATGTGAGTTAGTGGGTTTCTGCGAGCACCTTCTCGACGAACTCGTGGTCGGTGAGTTCGTCGTCCGTATACGCACGAAGTAGCGCCACGTTGACGTACACCGACATGAGGATCGCTTTTTCCGGGCCGTAGACGGTCATGCTGATCGACTCGACGTGTTTTTCGAACGCCTTGTAATCGCCGACCGCGTCCGCCATGGCGTCTCCGAGCTTGGTGGCGTATTCGTAGTCATCGTCGGACATTGCCTTGGACGGCTTCACGCCGACGTCGAGTTTCTTCTCGTCGTGGATCACGTACTCGACGTCGAGCCCGTACTTCTCGAGTTTCTTTTCGTCGAAGCCGTCGATGTCGTCGACGTGTCCTGCTTCCCGTTTCTCGTCGTGGGTTTCGTCATCGGTGTCTCCGTCGTCCGTTCCGTCATCATCGCCACCGGAATCGTCTTCGTCGCTGCTGGTCTCGGTACAGCCAGCCAGTGCGCTTGCGAACACGACGCCGCTGCCGAGGAGGAATGTTCTTCGCTCCATGGTCGGGCCGACCACATCCCTGTTGATTAGTACTGATCTCGTACCCTCCTGACACTCCGTTCGGGCGGACTGTCTCCCTCATTTCGGCGTTTCGACCCCTCTCAGAGCCGTCACTGCGCGCCTCGCGATCCAGTAGGCGCTCGGATCGAACGCCAGGATGGACGTACACTCGTGCTCTCTGATTCGGGCGGGTTGGTGCAGTCGGCTGTAAGCTCTCGATACCGCCGTGTCTCGTTGCTACCGATTCGATTCGGCCTCTGTGATCGTCTCCGTGACCGCCTCGCCCCCTTCGTCACCGTTCCCGTCTGCTTCTCTCACGGCTTCGGTTTCACTCGTTTCGTCGTCACGCTCGGCTACACCGCGTAGCTCGCCTGCAATGTGTGTGTACGCGACGGCCGCGGGCCGCTCCGGATCGTAGACGACCAGCGGCGTCCCGGCGTAAACGCTCTCGCGAACGGCGGTATCGTCCGGGACGGTGCCGACGAGTGGGACGTCGAGTTGCGTCGCGATCTCTTCGTAGGAGATGTCGCTGCTCGGGCGCGTGCGGGTGATTACCAGGCCAGCGACCTCGC
This genomic interval carries:
- a CDS encoding TIM barrel protein; this encodes MSDSQQQSTSDRAENSGGSNRRTVLQGIGAAGVAGAVAGKVSADGQSGQFSQAAANVSAQDDDAIPTGSQFWSFASNIDDDSNVNMIELSGENDLHTYEPFSVGPDTDQDEIDDMLDAEEDAGVYMSSAHIGIGDVFDSEEDLVGVFEQFESDDGYPALIDPSYGGTSEWSDEDEVIEWAQECNEAADILADHDMEFGYHNHDWEFTYLDGSDEYGYDLFLEEVEDHVHVQLDVAWCFAGEDRPDPLYYLTEYGDQINSLHMKNWEAADNRSHGSGEMGNGDLTEIHEGDLNMRAIATAARNASDVEYLIYEYDQAPNPEESFEYAGYWLNKINHPWDPAGICAIEDADTHPAKLH
- a CDS encoding sugar phosphate isomerase/epimerase encodes the protein MVELAFSTNAYTRFELSDAVRRIGDHEYAGVELLADEPHAYLPEFGDDDREALTTALKESELSVSNINANTTTGYYDDAPPSAFFDPTILTADDEQRAWRVAYTKDAIDLAVAVDSPAICVATGRPEPGNPPEEAREYLLDSLAEITDYAEERGVEVGIEFEPELLVECTDEVLELIDEVDSDALGVNFDVGHAAVYGEDPAESIRRCAGHLTGVHLEDIVGGIRGKHYHRIPGEGDLDFEAVFAALDEIDYDGFATMELYTYPDEPDRAAAAAYDALKKYV
- a CDS encoding cold shock domain-containing protein, producing MAKGNVDFFNDTGGYGFISTDDADDDVFFHMEDVGGPDLEEGTDIEFDIEQAPKGPRATNVQRL
- the argS gene encoding arginine--tRNA ligase; translation: MFRSVRTEVEDAIEEALSTLEFPTGDLGIEEPPDDVDSVLASSVAFRLASEAGAPPPQVAAQLADEIDPDDLTYVSSIETQGPYLNFLPSEAYFAGTLERAVDEDYGHLEDRGESVVVEHTSANPTGPVHVGRARNPIIGDAVSNLLDAAGYDVARHYYVNDAGRQMAVFAWAYETFDEDDIADEPERDRIEYDLVRYYRHGNAFLENGPDEEVAAAEAEIESIMQGLEAGDEAAYERVGEVVDQVLSGMKDCLARLPAEFDEFVKETQFMRNGDTDDLVARLKALDEAVYEEDAWQLDLEEAGIDKNLVFLRSDGTSLYATRDLAHHEWKFDNFDRAVTVLGEDHKLQARQVRTALELLGNDTDPLEQVLYSYVNLPEGKMSTRRGTGVDLDDLLDEAIERARDEVEDRLDDRIRDDDLDDDDIERIAHQVGIGAVRYDVVSKQPTKAITFEWDRALDFEAQSAPYVQYVHARCCGILEEAGLDPERDLHHQDVDLDAIDATALATDAERDLLETIARYPAVVESAATDLQPHRIATYTREFAEAFNAFYRECPVLADDVDAELREARLALVGASRHTIANALSVLGVAAPRSM